The genomic window ATGTTGTCGCGAGGTAGTAATATGTAGTAGTTGCTAGTGCATTGCTTAGGTATTCAGAAACAGGTGGCATATATCCTTCAATAAACCATGTTGACTCGACATTATAATTTCTTACTACTTCTTTCATCTGCGAATACAAAATATATATGTTCAAGTGTTAGAAAATTTGATTGAATTGTATCAAGTTTTTGATCACTAAACGACGTACACAAGGTAAAACAAAGTGAGAAATGAATTAAGGAAAAAAACATAGCACAAACATACCCTTTCTATTGCATGGCAGACAATATGAGATCTTCCAGCACTAGACAATTCCTTTTCATAATCCGTGTAAAGATCTAGAATAGCTTTATAACTGATTTTCATGTAATCAGGAAGCCGATCAATTTCGTTGATATCCCATCTGTAGGATGACAAAATTAAGGTGAACTCATGCATTTTGAAAGAGCACAACTATAATGAGTAGAAGTTCGTCTTATTCTTTTCACAACGACATTCACTATCAAAGAATAAGTGAACTGATGAAGTTCATACCTTTGTATGGCATCTGTGTATGCCTCAAGTTCTTTAACTGTACCATAAGCATCAAAGGTGTCATCGACAATCGAAATCATTGATATGGTCTTAACGAGTATGACGCGAGCTTGAGAGTATTGAGGCTCAAAATAAACTCCTAATGCCCAAAAGTAGCATTCAACCACTCGATCTCTAGCATATGGAAGTGTTGTTACGAAATCCAAATCTTTCCACCACCTGCAACATAATAAATTAACATCAATACTTGAGATATGATCAATCAAAAAAGGGTCCACATCGTTTTTATATATCGTACCTTGATACTTCGGCAAGTTCTTGTTTGTGCAACATTTGGAGCAAGTTGTAATCCAATTTGGCAAATCGAAGTAACACATCATTTTTTGATTGTTCCTTCTCATAGATTGATGAGATGAAAAATCGGGTCTCGACTCTAGGAACGCCCTTGTGCAAACATTGCTCAAGGGCATGTGTCACTTGCTCCCTAAGCGGAGATTTCAAATGTGGAACTGCAGATTCAAGATGGATAGTGGAGAAAGCAAGTGCGTCTTCTAAGATATCGCCAGCATGAGTCCTTACATGTGAAGCTTCATACAAGTTCAATAATCCTAAGACATCACTAGCACCTAATCATTTCCCAGTTGCCTTACTAGACTTTACACTAGCTAGCAGCCTTTTCATTCATTCTTGGCGTCTGGGGTCTATTTAAAGTATATTACTTTATTCTTTTTCGTCAACTGAATATtactattatttaaatagccatatTACAAAATAAGGGAGTAGAGTAGAGTAGAGTTGTTTCCTGGAACTATCAAATTCCTATTACTTTATTTATAAAAGCTAATGTCATTGTTGCGCCATAAATTTCAATTATTAATGTAGTATTTATTTTGGTCAGTTTAGAGTTAAATTGACTGGATGGTCTAAAAGTTAATCAAACAGTTTCCACGAACACAACAATTTTTCTGTAAAAATATACTATATAATTACGTAGTCCTTTATAAAATTTAGGTTAGTAATTTTGTAGAAATAGAATTTATTTATCACTTAGATTGTTATGAATGAGCTTTGCCCCAGCTAAACATCTTCCCCACTCAGTAAACACCCCACACCACTCATGGCAACCGGCCGTCCTAACTCACCACCGTCGGAACTTAAAGTGAGTCACCAAACTTTACGTGTGAAACTTAAAACACTATGGCGGCCATCTGAAGACCTACCGCTCATCGATTTGGGCTCAGACTTATTCCTCATTAAGTttcaaaaagaggaaaatatgACTAAACCACTGCATGAAGGATGTATTGGTTTATCTTTAATCACTTCCTCTCTGTTCGCAAATGGGACCCCAAATTCATTGCTTCAAATGCCCAACTAACATACTCCGCTATCTCGATCAAATTGCCTGAATTACctactgaattttataatctTGAAATTCTCCAAAGGGTGGGATCCAAAATCGATACACTACTAAAAGCTGACACTTGTACTTCTGCCATGACAAGGGGTAGATATGCACGCATTTTCATAGAACTTCCATTTGAAAAACCACTTACAACACATGTGTTTATTGGCATGTATCGTCAACAAATACTGTATGAAGGCTTTAACTTGCTATGTACCAAATGCGGAAGGCTAGGCCACACTACTAATCGATGCCCTTTCGTAATCACGCAAAACACAACCAATCCACCCTCAGCACCCAATAATCCAATCAATACCCCATCGTTCACTTCACCTTCCACTCTCCCAATACTTGATTCTtcccaatccaaacaaatcgaTGGGGATTGGAAAACAGTTCAATTCCCACACAAGTCAAGAATACGAAGTCCTCCTAGAAGATGAGACGCATTATTTTTACCGTGATCTGCTAACAAACCACTTCACAACGAACACTTGCCAAATCAAGCTACAGCGGCGGTTCCTGTGGACCCCACAGATAAATCCTCTACCAGTTCAACCCCTAACCCTAATAAATTACCTACACGAAATGTCTATAATACCCACCCAAATTTTTTTAGCCATTCTACTCTTGGCCTATTACACGATATTGAAGATGAAACCATGCTTGAGTCCAATGTCACAATCATGAGCCCAGTAGTGAATGGGCCAACTCCAAACCGGAACCCAAGCCCAACTCCTATACCACCTATTACCTCCACCCCACTAGAGCTACCCACAGATCCACCAACTAACAGCCAAAAAAAGAACTCTTCTCCTTCCACGTCAAAAGACCAGAAGGTCTACACGAGCCACATGGCAGCTCAATTGACACCTCAGCCTACAGCTGCCATGCAGCACTCCCCTCAATTACACCAATAGCCACCCAATTTCCACAATACCCTAAACATGCAAAGCCTGTAATCACTACCCCTGCGATCTCGATTGAAGATAGCCCATTACAAACCGTATACTCAAACGACGCAGATCAATTGCACCCTACAGCCCAATCAACACCAAAGGCCGACCCTAGCAACCCATCACGTGCCCTCCGCTATTCATTACCACTTACACCATCCCAACCCTTTTTGCATCATTCGCATCCCTTAACCTCTAAAAACTCACACTCTATTGAAACTCCATCATTAACCTCCACTTCTACTTTACCTTCAATAAATACAACTTACTCTTCCTCTTCAAAGCCCACAAATGAACAGATTACCTCTCAACTTCCAATACAGAAGGACCACATCCTTCACCCACGCCAATCTTCAACAACACCCACTAGTCCTAAACTCAATTATCATGCAGCATCCAAACCACCTACAGAAACCCCCACGTTTTGTAGCTCCGCTATTTGTGCCTGAAGATGCCATAAAATCTCATGTTTTGAATTGAGACATAATTGATTTGTTTGCTCTGATATAGTACAGTATTGTCAAAGGTGAAGAGCTCTAAAAAGCACTCTAGGTCAATTGAGGCTTTAAGCGCATAGCGCAATTAAAGCGTGGGCTTTAGTTAAAAAAGGCGCaatgcaaaaaaaataaaaatatacatgTAATTCAAGAGTAAAGTAACAAATTCTTTtatattgttttcctcaaaaaacTAATATAGTCTAGCATTGCTCCATTCAAGATAGAACTCGTGGTCTGTAAGGGGCACGTCTTGGTGTCTTGCCTACACTGATGCGCAGCTTAAGTGAAGCGAAGCGCCCTCCCTGAGCTTTATGGCTTAAGTGCGCCTTATATTAGCTTTTGACAACACTGATATAGGATATGGAGGGGAGAATTAGAGTTTAAgttccaaaaggaaagaagtgTCAGAAGTATAACCTCCAGTTTAGCACATGTTGATCTCTCAGATATAAGTTGACCTTGAACTGACTGAAGCTCCTGTAATGAAGCAATGAACGT from Nicotiana sylvestris unplaced genomic scaffold, ASM39365v2 Un00130, whole genome shotgun sequence includes these protein-coding regions:
- the LOC104234231 gene encoding 5-epi-aristolochene synthase 3-like — its product is MRNKSEPKSMSGASDVLGLLNLYEASHVRTHAGDILEDALAFSTIHLESAVPHLKSPLREQVTHALEQCLHKGVPRVETRFFISSIYEKEQSKNDVLLRFAKLDYNLLQMLHKQELAEVSRWWKDLDFVTTLPYARDRVVECYFWALGVYFEPQYSQARVILVKTISMISIVDDTFDAYGTVKELEAYTDAIQRWDINEIDRLPDYMKISYKAILDLYTDYEKELSSAGRSHIVCHAIERMKEVVRNYNVESTWFIEGYMPPVSEYLSNALATTTYYYLATTSYLGMKSVTEQDFEWLSKNPKILEASVIICRVIDDTATYEVEKSRGQIATGIECCMRDYGISTKDAMAKFQGMAEAAWKDINEGFLRPTPVSTEILSRILNLARIVEVTYIHNLDGYTHPEKVLKPHIIALLVDSIEV